A region of Mesoplodon densirostris isolate mMesDen1 chromosome 11, mMesDen1 primary haplotype, whole genome shotgun sequence DNA encodes the following proteins:
- the M6PR gene encoding cation-dependent mannose-6-phosphate receptor codes for MFPLYSSWRTGLLLLLLLAVAVRESWQTEEKTCDLVGEKDKESEKELALLKRLTPLFNKSFESTVGQGSDTYIYMFRVCREAGNHTSGAGLVQISKSNGKETVVGRLNETQIFNGSNWIMLIYKGGDEYDNHCGKEQRRAVVMISCNRHTLADNFNPVFEERGKVQDCFYLFEIDSSLACSPEISHLSVGSILLVTFASLIAVYIIGGFLYQRLVVGAKGMEQFPHLAFWQDLGNLVADGCDFVCRSKPRNVPAAYRGVGDDQLGEESEERDDHLLPM; via the exons ATGTTCCCCCTCTACAGCTCCTGGAGGActggcctgctgctgctgctgctgctggctgTGGCAGTAAGAGAATCCTGGCAGACCGAAGAAAAAACATGCGACCTGGTAGGAGAAAAGGATAAAGAGTCAGAGAAAGAGTTGGCTCTACTGAAGAGGCTGACGCCGCTGTTTAACAAAAG CTTTGAGAGCACCGTGGGCCAGGGCTCAGACACGTATATCTACATGTTCCGGGTGTGCCGAGAAGCTGGCAACCACACCTCTGGGGCAGGCCTGGTGCAGATCAGCAAAAGTAATGGGAAGGAGACAGTCGTCGGGAGACTCAATGAGACTCAGATCTTCAACGGAA GTAATTGGATCATGCTGATCTATAAAGGGGGTGATGAATATGACAATCACTGCGGCAAGGAGCAGCGTCGGGCAGTGGTGATGATCTCCTGCAATCGACACACCCTAGCG GACAATTTTAACCCTGTGTTTGAGGAGCGAGGCAAAGTCCAAGATTGTTTCTACCTCTTTGAGATAGACAGCAGCCTGGCCTGTTCCCCAGAGATCTCCCACCTCAGTGTGGGTTCTATCTTACTTGTCAC GTTTGCATCGCTGATCGCTGTCTATATCATCGGGGGGTTCCTGTACCAGCGACTGGTGGTGGGAGCCAAAGGAATGGAGCAGTTTCCCCACTTGGCCTTCTGGCAGGATCTTGGCAACCTGGTAGCA GATGGTTGTGACTTTGTGTGCCGATCTAAACCCCGAAATGTGCCTGCTGCATATCGTGGTGTGGGGGATGACCAGCTGGGGGAGGAGTCAGAAGAAAGGGATGATCATTTATTACCGATGTGA